The Streptomyces sp. NBC_00102 genome segment CGGGATCACCGCGAACGCCTCGACCTCCATGACCAGTTCGGGCCGGTACAGGGCGACCACCTGTACCGCCGAGCTGGCGGGCCGGCGCTCCACGTCGACGTAGAGGTCGCGCACGGCGCGGACGGCGGGCAGGTGCGCGACGTCGGTGACGAAGTAGGTCAGCTTGACGACGTCCGCGAACGTCCCCCCGGCCGCCTCGAGGCAGCGGTTCAGGTTCGCGAAGACCTGCCGTGCCTGCGCGTCGGCGTCACCGGGGCCGACGACCTCGCCCGCCTCGTCCAGGGCGACCTGGCCGGAGATCGCGACCCACTGCCCGACGCCGGTGACGACGTGCGTGTAGCCCACGGCGGGCAGGACTCCCTCCGGGGCGGCGATGTGCGTGAGGTGCGTGTTCGTGTTGTCCATACCGGAATCTTCCCCGAAGCCTGACGCTCCGTCGCACCACCCTGCGCTGCGCCGCCCCCTCCGGCACGAACCGGAAGGGGCGGCGCGGTGGCGACGGTGTCAGCCGACCCGGAGGGTCAGGTTCTTCGGCCAGTGGGCCGAGTTCAGGCGGGAGAACAGGTCCCTGATGTCGTTGGGCGAAAGCTTCACGCACCCCTCGGACGCGTAGTTGCCCCGCCAGCGGCTCGCGCCGTCCTTCGTCATGTTGCTGTGGATGAACAGATCGCCGCGCAGCACCGCCTTCCGGCCCCGCTCCGGGTGGCAGACCTTGTCCTGCAGGCGGATCGCGTACCCCTTGATCCTGGTGTCGCG includes the following:
- a CDS encoding RidA family protein; this encodes MDNTNTHLTHIAAPEGVLPAVGYTHVVTGVGQWVAISGQVALDEAGEVVGPGDADAQARQVFANLNRCLEAAGGTFADVVKLTYFVTDVAHLPAVRAVRDLYVDVERRPASSAVQVVALYRPELVMEVEAFAVIPTGRVRG